A window of Exiguobacterium sp. Helios genomic DNA:
TCGCCCTGATCCGTCTTTTGGACGGCAATCAACAGTTGCGGCGGATGGCTCGAAGCGACGGTGAAGAAGGAAAACGGGGCGGCATTGACCGTTCCGTCCGCTCCTTTCGTCGTGACAAAGGCAATCGGTCTCGGGATGATACTCCCGATCAACAATTTATAGTTTTCTTTTGGACTGAGTGACTGTGCATCAAACTTCATCTTTTTACCCGCTTTCTCTGATCACCCGAGCATGGCTGCGAGTGAATAGTCTCCGGCACCAATCAAGGCGACGCCAAGGGCGATGACGATCAGTGCCATGTTATATTCGTACCCGTTCTGTGTCACCCAGTAACCATTTTGCCCGTGCACCTTGATGATTGCAACGAGCATCGACCCGATAATCAGTGCTGCCGCGAACCATAAGAACAATCCACCGGCAAATAGTAAACCACCAATCAGTTCTGCCAGTCCTGCCGTAAGCGCAAGCATTTTACCCGGTTTCATCCCGATCGATTCGAACCAGCCGCCCGTCCCTGCAATCCCGTGCCCGCCGAACCAGCCAAACAATTTTTGTGTCCCGTGTGCTGCAAATGTTAATCCAATCACCAATCGAATAAGAAATAATCCTAAATCCATCATCTTGATCAAAACTCCTTTTACTTAATGTTTTTTAATTACTTTTAGTAACCTAAATACGACTATAAACTAACACTTACTAAAAGTAAACAGATTTGTTTTTGTTTATTTTATTACTTTAAGTAAAATAATTCGTAATTTTGAATCAGAGTGGGTATACTAAGACTATAGAAAGGATGAGTGCTGATGGAAGAAACATTGATTCCGACTGCCCTTTGTCCGAAAGTCGAACATGCCTTTGAAATTTTGGGCAAGAAGTGGACGGGCTTGATTTTACGTCATCTCATGACGAAGACCTGTCGTTTCAACGAAATTCAAGATGCGATTCCAGAGTTATCTGGTCGTATGCTGACGGAGCGCATGAAGGAACTTGAGGCGGAAGGTATTGTCATCCGGACCGTCATTCCGGAACGTCCGATTAAAATTCAATACAGTTTGACTGACAAAGGTCGTCAGCTTGAACCTGTCATTCGTTCAATCGAAGAATGGGCCGAGCTCCAAGACTGACATGAAAAGTCTCTCCATTTGGGAGAGGCTTTTATTTCCGTTTGTATTGAGAACGATTATCAATTAAACTAAAGATGTTCATGTTTTGGAGAAAGGATGATTCAGATGAACATCATGATTGGTTTTGTCAGCATGTCCGGCAATACAGAAGATATCGTGCACCTTTTGCGGGCGGAACTCGAACGCAAGG
This region includes:
- a CDS encoding DoxX family protein, which produces MMDLGLFLIRLVIGLTFAAHGTQKLFGWFGGHGIAGTGGWFESIGMKPGKMLALTAGLAELIGGLLFAGGLFLWFAAALIIGSMLVAIIKVHGQNGYWVTQNGYEYNMALIVIALGVALIGAGDYSLAAMLG
- a CDS encoding helix-turn-helix domain-containing protein, which encodes MEETLIPTALCPKVEHAFEILGKKWTGLILRHLMTKTCRFNEIQDAIPELSGRMLTERMKELEAEGIVIRTVIPERPIKIQYSLTDKGRQLEPVIRSIEEWAELQD